Proteins co-encoded in one Armatimonadota bacterium genomic window:
- a CDS encoding ABC transporter permease — protein MTLSRADEAVAPSAAARPAASQAAIAWRSLRRDRVALAGLAVVVLAVLGAVFAPHLAPHDPYRVNAAARLLPPGTPGHLLGTDDIGRDIASRLLWGGRISLWVAVVPVLISGTLGLVLGLTSGYARGWVDQVVMRTLDVVLAFPSILLAIGIAAALGPGLQNVVMAIVVVSVPIFARLVRGLVLSVREREYVEAARCLGASTARIVLRHVLPNVLPAVIVYATLETGRVVIFAAGLSFLGLGVQPPAADWGAMLAAGRQVLGVAPHVATIPGLVIFVVTLGFNVLGDGLRDALDPRLRGT, from the coding sequence GTGACGCTCTCGCGTGCCGACGAGGCGGTCGCTCCTAGCGCCGCGGCACGCCCGGCTGCCTCCCAGGCCGCCATCGCCTGGCGCAGCCTGCGCCGCGACCGTGTCGCGCTGGCCGGGCTCGCCGTCGTGGTGCTGGCCGTCCTGGGTGCGGTCTTCGCCCCCCACCTGGCCCCCCACGACCCTTACCGGGTGAACGCCGCCGCACGCCTGCTGCCGCCGGGCACGCCGGGACACCTGCTTGGCACCGACGACATCGGTCGCGACATCGCCAGCCGGCTGCTGTGGGGCGGACGGATCTCCCTCTGGGTGGCCGTGGTGCCAGTGCTCATCTCGGGGACGCTGGGTCTGGTCCTGGGGCTGACCTCCGGATACGCGCGCGGCTGGGTCGACCAGGTCGTCATGCGGACCCTCGACGTCGTGCTGGCATTCCCCTCGATCCTGCTCGCCATCGGGATCGCGGCCGCCCTGGGACCCGGCCTGCAGAACGTCGTCATGGCGATCGTGGTGGTCTCGGTGCCGATCTTCGCACGGCTGGTCCGCGGCCTGGTGCTGTCGGTGCGCGAGCGGGAGTACGTCGAGGCCGCCCGCTGCCTGGGCGCCAGCACCGCGCGCATCGTGCTGCGCCACGTGCTGCCCAACGTACTCCCCGCGGTGATCGTCTACGCCACCCTCGAGACCGGACGGGTGGTCATCTTCGCCGCCGGGCTCAGCTTCCTCGGGCTGGGCGTGCAGCCGCCCGCCGCCGACTGGGGCGCCATGCTCGCGGCCGGCCGGCAGGTGCTGGGCGTGGCGCCGCACGTCGCCACGATCCCAGGGCTGGTGATCTTCGTGGTGACCCTCGGCTTCAACGTGTTGGGCGACGGGCTGCGGGACGCGCTCGACCCGCGGCTGCGCGGCACGTGA